One Deltaproteobacteria bacterium genomic window carries:
- the polX gene encoding DNA polymerase/3'-5' exonuclease PolX: MENSEIAAIFEDIAHLLEIRGENPFRVRSYKRAAEAVSSMTVSAEKLVGEDEKSLEEIPGIGKSIHEKIVEIVRTGDCSLKKELLEKFPDGILDLLKISGVGPKKAALFYEKLGIGNVDDLEKAVNEGRLGDVAGLGEKTEINLKRAIAAYRSIQGSSLRYKLSLAMSSVDKYSKHMLSVKSVKRAEFAGSLRRWKETVGDLDMLVESNDHEAALERFVSYGEVAEVVQRGEKKAAVRLKNRLQVDLRVVDKDEFGAALQYFTGSKSHNVALRDRAKRMGFKINEYGVFSEKTGKKVAGADEKGVYEKVGLCWIEPELREDIGEIAAAEKGKLPKLVDVDDIQGDLHMHTTESDGHNSLEQMAEAAIKRGYSYIAITEHSKAVGIAHGLDETRLRKSLKAIDNLNEKLKKKKAKFFVLKGAEVDIRHDGSLDYEEDALGELDCVVAAVHSSFNMPKAEMTERIIRAIESGLVNIIAHPTGRLIGYRPPYEMDMEKVVKAAKTHNVALELNSFPERLDLSDVHCRLAKEHGVPVVISTDAHSEHDFANIVYGVHTARRGWLEKNDVLNARPLVELKKFLAKGG, encoded by the coding sequence ATGGAAAATTCCGAAATAGCGGCTATATTCGAGGATATCGCGCATCTCTTGGAGATTCGCGGCGAGAACCCGTTTCGCGTGCGCTCGTATAAGCGCGCTGCCGAGGCCGTAAGCTCCATGACGGTAAGCGCAGAGAAGCTTGTTGGCGAGGACGAAAAAAGCCTTGAAGAAATACCTGGCATAGGCAAAAGCATACATGAAAAAATAGTCGAGATAGTAAGGACCGGCGACTGCTCGCTAAAGAAAGAGCTTCTCGAAAAGTTTCCAGATGGCATACTCGATTTACTAAAAATTTCCGGCGTTGGCCCGAAAAAGGCAGCGCTCTTTTATGAAAAGCTCGGCATCGGCAATGTCGACGACCTTGAAAAGGCCGTTAACGAAGGCAGGCTTGGCGACGTTGCAGGGCTTGGCGAAAAAACAGAAATCAACCTTAAGCGCGCAATAGCCGCGTACCGTTCGATACAGGGCTCTTCGCTAAGATACAAACTGTCGCTTGCAATGTCTAGCGTGGATAAGTATTCAAAGCACATGCTCTCGGTAAAATCCGTAAAGCGGGCCGAGTTCGCAGGAAGCCTTAGAAGATGGAAGGAGACCGTCGGAGACCTCGATATGCTCGTAGAAAGCAATGACCACGAGGCAGCGCTTGAGAGGTTTGTGTCTTACGGCGAGGTGGCCGAGGTTGTGCAAAGAGGTGAAAAAAAAGCAGCAGTGCGTCTTAAAAACCGGCTGCAGGTGGACCTTCGCGTGGTGGATAAGGACGAGTTTGGCGCGGCACTTCAGTATTTTACAGGTTCGAAGTCCCATAATGTGGCTTTGCGTGACCGCGCAAAGCGCATGGGGTTTAAAATTAACGAGTACGGCGTATTCAGCGAAAAGACAGGGAAGAAGGTCGCAGGCGCAGATGAAAAAGGGGTTTATGAAAAGGTCGGGCTTTGCTGGATAGAGCCTGAACTCAGGGAAGATATCGGGGAGATCGCTGCTGCTGAAAAAGGCAAATTGCCAAAGCTTGTCGATGTAGATGACATACAGGGCGACCTTCACATGCACACGACCGAGAGCGATGGGCATAATTCATTAGAGCAAATGGCAGAGGCGGCGATCAAACGCGGGTATTCTTATATTGCCATCACAGAGCACTCGAAGGCAGTCGGCATAGCGCACGGGCTCGATGAGACAAGGCTTAGAAAATCGCTTAAGGCAATAGACAACCTGAATGAAAAACTTAAAAAGAAAAAGGCAAAGTTCTTCGTGCTAAAAGGCGCTGAGGTGGACATCAGGCACGACGGCTCACTAGACTATGAGGAGGACGCGCTGGGAGAGCTTGACTGTGTTGTCGCTGCTGTACATTCGTCCTTTAATATGCCGAAGGCTGAGATGACCGAGCGCATAATACGCGCAATCGAGAGCGGGCTCGTGAACATAATCGCCCACCCGACCGGGCGCCTCATAGGGTACAGGCCGCCTTACGAGATGGACATGGAGAAGGTTGTAAAGGCCGCGAAGACGCACAATGTCGCGCTCGAGCTGAATTCTTTTCCGGAAAGGCTCGATTTATCGGACGTTCACTGCCGCCTTGCAAAGGAACACGGCGTGCCTGTCGTGATATCCACGGATGCGCACTCTGAGCACGATTTCGCGAATATAGTCTACGGCGTGCATACCGCGAGACGAGGGTGGCTAGAGAAAAATGACGTGCTAAACGCGAGACCGCTTGTTGAATTGAAAAAGTTCCTTGCCAAGGGAGGATAA
- a CDS encoding AAA family ATPase: MPLKAFSRDIEIYIKSRYGLICIETVEEERAEEVIRHIAFSMDMAFAKWCPATGLTMHYSNTPIDKTKDILSAVEELENVSFGGIWFCAGLHDGFEKSLNSQTIFNMVKKLAKSTGAIVMVGDNHNIPDRIKPYAAFVKLPLPGKVELHRMIKGVIRDLESKMKVHVDISQDDAERMVNNLSGLTFVEAQKVVTKAIVEDGMLTADDIARIVESKKNIIAKEGVLEYYSAPDGKAETMDTVAGLDSLKAWLEKRKKILTSPNEAKKYGLDFPKGILLLGVPGTGKSLSAKAVAREWGLPLLKMDTSALYNKFIGETEKNFKRAMTVAEKMSPVILWIDEIEKAFSQGDSTMDGGLSQRVLGTFLSWLQDRNGRVFIMATANDIAKLPPELLRKGRFDEIFFVDLPSAASREKIFEIQLKKRGQDHSGFDLRGLSMKSEGFSGAEIEQVVLSALYTAFSDGEKLTAAHIEKEITSTQPLSVTRAEDISAMRQWADGRAVKV, translated from the coding sequence GTGCCTTTAAAAGCTTTTTCACGAGACATAGAGATTTATATAAAGTCCCGCTACGGGCTGATATGCATCGAAACCGTGGAGGAGGAACGCGCCGAAGAAGTCATAAGGCACATCGCGTTTTCCATGGACATGGCCTTTGCCAAATGGTGCCCGGCAACAGGGCTTACCATGCACTACTCCAATACGCCCATTGACAAGACCAAGGACATTCTCAGTGCCGTTGAAGAGCTCGAAAACGTCAGTTTCGGCGGCATATGGTTTTGCGCCGGCCTTCATGACGGGTTCGAAAAGAGCCTTAATTCGCAGACGATCTTTAACATGGTAAAAAAACTCGCGAAGTCCACGGGCGCCATCGTCATGGTCGGCGACAATCATAATATTCCGGACAGAATAAAACCGTACGCGGCCTTTGTGAAGCTGCCGCTTCCTGGCAAGGTGGAGCTTCACCGTATGATAAAAGGCGTTATCCGCGACCTCGAAAGTAAAATGAAGGTGCATGTCGACATATCGCAAGACGACGCCGAGCGGATGGTCAATAATCTGTCAGGCCTTACGTTCGTTGAGGCGCAAAAGGTGGTTACAAAGGCAATAGTCGAGGACGGCATGCTCACGGCCGACGATATCGCAAGGATAGTTGAGTCGAAAAAAAATATCATCGCCAAGGAAGGCGTGCTCGAGTATTATTCTGCTCCTGACGGCAAGGCCGAAACAATGGATACCGTCGCAGGGCTTGATAGTCTCAAGGCGTGGCTCGAAAAGCGAAAAAAAATACTGACCAGCCCGAATGAGGCGAAAAAGTACGGCCTGGATTTTCCAAAGGGCATACTGCTTTTAGGTGTCCCGGGCACGGGTAAAAGCCTTTCTGCAAAGGCAGTTGCGCGCGAGTGGGGGCTGCCGCTTCTTAAGATGGATACCTCGGCCCTCTATAACAAGTTTATCGGCGAGACCGAGAAAAACTTCAAGCGCGCCATGACAGTCGCGGAAAAGATGTCGCCTGTCATATTGTGGATAGACGAGATAGAAAAGGCATTTTCACAAGGGGACTCCACCATGGACGGAGGGCTTTCCCAGCGCGTGCTCGGCACGTTTCTTTCGTGGCTGCAGGATAGAAACGGCAGGGTATTCATAATGGCCACGGCCAACGACATAGCCAAGCTGCCGCCGGAACTTCTAAGAAAAGGACGCTTCGACGAGATATTCTTCGTCGATCTGCCCTCTGCCGCTTCGCGCGAGAAGATATTCGAGATACAGCTTAAAAAGCGCGGCCAGGACCATTCGGGATTCGATCTCCGCGGGCTTTCGATGAAGAGCGAGGGGTTCTCGGGCGCCGAAATAGAGCAGGTTGTTTTGAGCGCTCTTTACACGGCGTTCTCTGACGGCGAGAAACTTACTGCGGCGCATATCGAAAAAGAAATCACCTCAACCCAGCCTCTCTCCGTAACAAGGGCCGAGGACATAAGCGCCATGAGGCAATGGGCAGATGGCAGGGCCGTTAAGGTATAA
- a CDS encoding aspartate ammonia-lyase, whose translation MAKKTGMRIETDSLGARFLPSNAYIGIQTLRAMENFRISRLHATTEFREATAIVKRAAAEANYKLGVLDKRRARAIIKASDEIINGQLSEHFHVDVFQAGAGTSHNMNANEVIANRAIEILGGKKGDYSVIHPNDHVNMSQSTNDVIPTAMRIAALKASAALIKELNTLSASLRKKAREFDTVIKSGRTHLQDAVPIRLGQEFLAYALAIEESLGLIKEAQKGLKTLGIGGSAVGTGINTPKGYQKLICKIISQVSGITGLKTSDNLPYSMQSMLPFTTLSGSLKSLAIELIRISNDLRLLSSGPRTGLSEITLPALQPGSSIMPGKVNPVVPEMVCMVGFQVIGNDTAIAMAAQAGQLELNVMMPVINHNLLQSLEILTNAVNTLTTKCLAGIKADKKACERYFRRSAAIATILNPLIGYSEAAKLSKEAVEKDMDIATLIIEKGLLTKKELEKALSPTAITSPGMIKKHRKGRR comes from the coding sequence ATGGCAAAGAAAACCGGAATGCGCATTGAGACCGATTCTCTTGGCGCAAGGTTTCTTCCATCCAATGCCTACATCGGCATACAGACGCTTCGCGCCATGGAAAACTTCCGGATAAGCAGGCTCCACGCCACCACGGAATTCAGAGAGGCAACGGCAATCGTCAAACGCGCGGCAGCAGAGGCTAACTATAAGCTTGGAGTACTCGATAAGCGTAGGGCCCGAGCAATCATAAAGGCCTCTGACGAGATAATAAACGGCCAACTATCAGAGCACTTTCACGTCGACGTTTTTCAGGCCGGGGCCGGCACCTCGCACAACATGAACGCGAACGAGGTAATCGCCAACCGCGCAATAGAGATACTTGGCGGAAAAAAGGGCGACTATTCGGTCATACATCCAAACGACCACGTGAACATGTCGCAGTCCACAAACGACGTCATTCCAACGGCCATGCGTATTGCGGCACTTAAGGCGTCCGCAGCCCTTATAAAAGAGCTTAATACCCTTTCTGCCTCGCTAAGAAAAAAGGCCCGGGAGTTCGACACTGTCATAAAGTCCGGCAGAACGCACCTTCAGGACGCCGTGCCAATACGCCTTGGCCAGGAGTTCTTAGCCTATGCCCTGGCAATAGAAGAAAGCTTGGGCCTTATAAAAGAAGCGCAAAAGGGGCTAAAAACCCTTGGCATAGGCGGAAGCGCTGTTGGCACAGGCATTAATACGCCCAAGGGATACCAGAAGCTAATATGTAAGATTATTTCTCAGGTTTCCGGTATAACTGGCCTCAAAACAAGCGATAACCTGCCATACTCAATGCAGAGCATGCTGCCATTTACCACCCTCTCCGGCTCGCTTAAGTCACTTGCCATAGAGCTAATACGCATATCCAACGACTTAAGACTACTTAGCTCAGGCCCTCGCACAGGGCTATCCGAAATAACACTTCCGGCCCTGCAACCCGGGTCTTCCATAATGCCCGGGAAGGTCAACCCCGTAGTCCCGGAGATGGTCTGCATGGTGGGGTTTCAGGTAATAGGCAATGATACGGCAATAGCGATGGCAGCGCAGGCCGGGCAGCTCGAGCTAAACGTCATGATGCCGGTAATAAACCACAATCTGCTACAATCACTGGAGATACTTACAAACGCAGTAAACACGCTAACAACGAAGTGCCTAGCGGGAATAAAGGCCGATAAAAAGGCCTGCGAAAGGTACTTCAGGAGGTCTGCTGCCATCGCAACCATACTTAACCCGCTAATAGGATATAGCGAGGCTGCAAAGCTTAGCAAAGAAGCCGTGGAAAAAGACATGGACATAGCAACGCTAATAATAGAAAAGGGGCTTCTAACGAAAAAAGAGCTCGAAAAAGCGCTTTCCCCAACGGCTATTACCTCGCCCGGTATGATAAAGAAGCACAGGAAAGGCCGTAGATAG
- a CDS encoding insulinase family protein, which translates to MPAKNNCFKTLLAAALPILLILAAAAPSWGAKRNITKTKLPNGLTVIIEEDKSAPVVAVQAWVNTGAADEIGDEAGLAHVFEHMLFKGTAKRGVGEIAGEIESAGGDVNAYTSFDNTVYHTTVPARSFSTGLDVIADALQNSAFDPSELDKELKVVLEEISMNEDNPGRLLYKKTLSTAYSKHPYGRPVIGYEDTVSKFTREKVVGFFKKWYTPDNIILVIAGDVDTKTAIEKVTAAFNGFKASPEQGARSERTPEPEQTAPRTVVEYKPINETHLTLAFHIPSVNHKDVYPIDVIQVILGDGVTSRLYKRLKMDEQLVYGVSAYSMTPKDPGLFLVSLRLDAAKVSQAIIASIGEIERLKRDGPTPRELEKAKLQLESDFIYQRETMDGKASQLGYYESAAGDLSFEEKYIEGVRSVTAEDVKATLVKYFTAENSTVAAIVPEAQKNTLDEYFAVSKTSKDKGKKQGDKEALGNALAFAYAVAGKDTPPKTAAPSAVIKEKLPNGITLLVMEDHSNETVSVYATVKGGLLYETASNNGIGSFTASMLTRGTLKRSFEDIGRETEDTAASIGGFSGRTTAGLSGTFLSKYFDRGFELFTDVLFNASFPEEEIEKVRKDTVAAIKRDEDYLPGYTFKLLYKDLFSDHPYSMPVKGSIDTVNKFKKKELVDYYKSVYTPGGMVIAVVGDMDSKAFIENARKKLGSFQGRRSNSAMKGKPVSITAVKTTGAAKDKEQLNIGIGFAGPSMYDRDVYVMTVLNEILSSQGGRLFVELRDKQSLAYAVSSFLVPAPDTGAFGVYIGSAPEKKDAAISGILKELDKAVKDGVTDEEIAKAKRSIVGQFEMGLQGASSMASNMATNAILGFGHEFYKEYPGIIESVTREEILKASKKYITTGKYVISIVGPDGKKKTAAPKPKAH; encoded by the coding sequence ATGCCTGCAAAAAACAATTGTTTCAAAACGCTGCTGGCTGCCGCACTGCCCATTTTACTGATATTGGCTGCCGCGGCCCCGTCATGGGGAGCAAAACGTAATATCACGAAGACAAAGCTCCCAAACGGCCTAACCGTTATAATAGAGGAAGACAAAAGCGCGCCGGTAGTTGCCGTACAGGCATGGGTCAACACAGGAGCTGCCGACGAGATCGGCGACGAGGCCGGGCTTGCTCACGTTTTCGAGCACATGCTCTTTAAGGGCACGGCAAAGCGCGGGGTCGGTGAAATAGCAGGAGAGATAGAGAGCGCCGGTGGCGACGTAAACGCCTACACCTCATTCGACAACACCGTATACCACACAACAGTGCCTGCAAGGAGCTTTTCAACGGGGCTCGACGTCATAGCCGATGCGCTCCAGAACTCGGCCTTCGACCCTAGCGAGCTCGATAAAGAGCTAAAGGTCGTGCTCGAAGAGATAAGCATGAACGAGGATAACCCCGGCCGCCTTCTCTACAAGAAAACGCTCTCTACTGCATACTCGAAGCACCCGTACGGCCGCCCTGTCATAGGGTATGAAGACACGGTAAGCAAATTCACGCGAGAGAAGGTCGTCGGGTTTTTCAAGAAATGGTACACCCCGGATAACATCATACTCGTCATAGCAGGCGACGTTGACACCAAAACCGCCATCGAAAAGGTGACCGCAGCCTTTAACGGATTTAAGGCATCGCCGGAGCAAGGCGCGCGTTCGGAAAGAACGCCCGAGCCAGAGCAGACGGCTCCAAGAACGGTTGTCGAATACAAACCCATAAACGAAACGCACCTTACCCTCGCCTTTCACATACCGTCCGTGAACCACAAAGACGTTTACCCAATAGACGTCATACAGGTAATACTTGGCGACGGCGTGACCTCCCGCCTCTATAAGAGGCTAAAGATGGACGAACAGCTTGTCTACGGCGTATCTGCGTACTCGATGACGCCCAAGGACCCGGGGCTTTTCCTCGTATCGCTAAGGCTCGACGCTGCCAAGGTATCGCAAGCAATCATTGCGTCCATCGGAGAAATCGAACGCTTAAAACGCGACGGCCCCACGCCACGCGAACTGGAAAAGGCAAAGTTGCAGCTTGAGAGCGACTTCATATACCAAAGAGAGACTATGGACGGCAAGGCAAGCCAGCTCGGGTACTACGAGAGCGCCGCAGGAGACCTGTCCTTCGAGGAAAAATATATAGAAGGCGTACGCTCTGTTACGGCAGAGGACGTAAAAGCAACTCTTGTGAAATACTTTACAGCCGAAAACTCTACCGTCGCCGCCATAGTTCCGGAGGCGCAAAAGAACACCCTGGATGAGTACTTCGCTGTAAGCAAAACATCAAAAGACAAAGGCAAGAAACAGGGCGATAAAGAAGCCCTCGGGAACGCTCTGGCCTTTGCCTACGCAGTGGCCGGCAAGGATACACCGCCAAAGACTGCGGCGCCAAGCGCCGTCATAAAGGAAAAGCTGCCAAACGGCATAACGCTTCTTGTGATGGAAGACCACTCGAACGAGACCGTATCCGTGTACGCAACGGTCAAGGGCGGGCTCCTCTACGAGACCGCGTCAAATAACGGCATCGGCTCGTTCACGGCATCCATGCTCACGCGCGGCACTCTAAAACGCAGCTTTGAAGATATCGGAAGGGAAACAGAAGACACTGCAGCATCGATTGGAGGATTTTCCGGAAGGACCACAGCAGGGCTCTCCGGAACGTTTCTCTCTAAATACTTCGACAGAGGGTTCGAGCTCTTTACCGACGTGCTCTTTAACGCGTCATTTCCTGAAGAAGAAATCGAAAAAGTCAGGAAGGACACTGTTGCCGCGATAAAGCGCGACGAGGACTACCTGCCGGGCTACACATTCAAGCTTCTTTATAAGGACCTTTTCTCCGACCACCCCTACTCCATGCCGGTAAAGGGCAGCATAGATACTGTAAACAAATTCAAGAAAAAGGAGCTCGTTGATTACTATAAAAGCGTTTACACCCCAGGCGGCATGGTAATCGCGGTAGTCGGCGACATGGATTCGAAGGCGTTCATAGAAAACGCCAGAAAAAAGCTCGGCTCATTCCAGGGCAGAAGAAGCAACTCAGCCATGAAGGGTAAACCTGTGTCGATTACGGCCGTCAAGACCACCGGCGCGGCAAAGGACAAAGAGCAGCTAAACATCGGCATAGGTTTTGCCGGCCCGTCCATGTACGACAGGGACGTGTACGTGATGACCGTGCTAAACGAAATACTTTCCTCCCAGGGAGGACGCCTCTTCGTAGAGCTTCGCGACAAACAGAGTCTGGCTTATGCAGTATCGTCGTTCCTTGTGCCAGCGCCCGATACCGGGGCCTTCGGCGTGTACATAGGCTCTGCCCCGGAGAAAAAGGACGCGGCCATAAGCGGCATACTAAAAGAGCTCGATAAAGCCGTAAAGGACGGCGTTACTGACGAGGAAATAGCCAAGGCAAAACGCTCGATAGTCGGGCAGTTCGAGATGGGGCTCCAGGGCGCCTCAAGCATGGCCTCGAACATGGCCACTAACGCCATACTCGGCTTCGGGCACGAGTTCTACAAGGAATATCCGGGGATAATAGAGTCTGTCACCAGAGAAGAGATATTAAAGGCCTCGAAGAAATACATCACGACCGGAAAGTACGTTATATCGATAGTCGGCCCTGACGGGAAAAAGAAAACGGCAGCGCCAAAGCCCAAGGCGCACTGA
- a CDS encoding GerMN domain-containing protein: MARKSTGISWHFLLSAGLAFIACVLFLVFFGDKFFPDLIKPSKPDKPTEKPPAAVVTSPIEPTPAPAHIKEGEAFDAEIYFLSPDGVNLKAEKRPLKKGSVEEQITEAVAILIKGSKTGLDSTIPEGTKLLSVKIKNDVAYVDLSKEVVENHPGGSAAELQTIYSIVNTVALNSRIKRVKLLVGGKEMDTLAGHIIISAPLAANKKLTIER, from the coding sequence GTGGCAAGGAAGAGTACTGGCATATCGTGGCACTTCTTACTATCTGCAGGACTCGCCTTCATCGCCTGCGTGCTGTTTCTGGTGTTTTTCGGGGATAAGTTCTTCCCGGATTTAATAAAGCCGTCGAAACCGGACAAGCCTACGGAAAAACCGCCCGCTGCTGTAGTAACGTCGCCTATCGAGCCAACGCCTGCCCCGGCACATATAAAGGAAGGCGAGGCATTCGACGCTGAAATATATTTCCTCTCACCCGACGGAGTTAACCTCAAGGCAGAAAAGCGTCCGCTAAAGAAAGGCTCTGTTGAGGAACAGATTACAGAGGCCGTAGCAATACTCATAAAAGGCTCGAAAACAGGGCTTGATTCAACGATACCAGAAGGCACGAAGCTTCTCTCGGTCAAGATAAAGAACGACGTAGCCTACGTTGACCTCAGTAAAGAGGTGGTAGAAAACCACCCTGGCGGCTCCGCAGCCGAGCTTCAGACCATCTACTCGATAGTCAACACCGTGGCGCTAAACTCCCGCATAAAGCGCGTCAAGCTCCTTGTCGGCGGCAAGGAAATGGACACCCTCGCCGGACATATCATCATAAGCGCTCCGCTTGCAGCCAACAAGAAACTTACAATAGAGAGGTAG
- the murI gene encoding glutamate racemase yields MSAIRPIGIFDSGIGGLTVLKEIIRTLPNEDTIYLGDTARVPYGTKSKETVIKYSLKITDFLLRFDIKMLVVACNTATAYALEELRSTLPIPVVGVIEPGAAAAVRASVKGKIGVIGTEGTIRSSAYVNAIKKVDPTIEVVTQPCQLFVPLVEEGWTDNEVARLTAETYLQKLKNASVDVLLAGCTHYPLLKPILGEIMGEDVEIIDSAATTADAVRLTLESKGLLTKARTAKAKHAYYVTDSPERFMKVGKVFIGEDITEATLVDIGG; encoded by the coding sequence ATGAGCGCGATACGACCCATAGGCATATTCGATTCCGGCATAGGCGGCCTTACCGTCTTAAAGGAAATCATCCGGACCCTTCCAAACGAGGACACAATATACCTTGGCGACACGGCCAGGGTTCCCTACGGCACGAAGTCGAAAGAGACGGTCATAAAGTACTCGCTAAAGATTACCGACTTTCTCCTGCGCTTTGACATAAAGATGCTGGTCGTTGCCTGCAATACAGCTACCGCCTACGCCCTTGAAGAGCTTCGGAGTACGCTACCCATCCCTGTTGTAGGCGTCATAGAGCCTGGAGCTGCGGCGGCAGTAAGGGCGAGCGTTAAGGGCAAGATAGGCGTAATAGGCACGGAAGGCACCATCAGGAGCAGCGCCTACGTAAACGCCATAAAGAAAGTAGACCCGACGATAGAGGTCGTAACGCAGCCCTGCCAGCTCTTCGTGCCTCTTGTGGAGGAAGGCTGGACAGATAATGAAGTCGCAAGGCTTACGGCAGAGACGTACCTGCAAAAACTTAAGAACGCCTCCGTGGATGTGCTCCTTGCCGGATGCACGCACTACCCGCTTCTAAAGCCCATACTCGGCGAGATCATGGGCGAGGATGTAGAGATAATAGACTCTGCGGCAACAACCGCCGATGCCGTGCGGCTGACTCTCGAAAGTAAGGGGCTGCTTACGAAAGCAAGAACAGCCAAGGCAAAGCACGCATACTACGTGACAGACTCGCCCGAAAGGTTCATGAAGGTCGGCAAGGTATTCATTGGCGAAGACATAACAGAGGCCACTCTCGTGGACATAGGAGGATAA
- the corA gene encoding magnesium/cobalt transporter CorA — protein sequence MLTHIRKRSRKTGLPPGTVVYTGDKKDAAVHIDVLRYGPDTFEMREGVSAADLRPPVKGDSTVTWVSVTGVHDAHMLETIGGIYGLHPLVLEDIANTGQRTKVERFDEYVFIVMKLLGAHSGGHHPHPEQLCIIVGDGFVITFSETLPVLFSPIRKRLSNIKEQLRHKDSGYLAYAVMDAVVDGHFIVLDGFAERLETLDKEVLSSPNQKTLRSIYTLKGELHLIRKTIAPLREIFVSLERGDTPVFDVSGRFYLRDIYDHVIQLTEITDSYREAATEMTEIYLSNVNMRTNTVIQELTVVATIFLPLTFLTGVYGMNFKNMPELEHPYGYFISLAAMGVLAVGLFLYFRRKRIFLSK from the coding sequence ATGCTTACTCACATACGCAAAAGGTCGAGAAAGACAGGGCTGCCGCCTGGCACGGTCGTATATACGGGCGATAAGAAAGACGCTGCCGTGCACATAGACGTGCTGCGCTACGGCCCGGATACCTTCGAGATGCGAGAAGGTGTTAGTGCCGCTGACTTAAGGCCTCCTGTAAAGGGCGATTCTACCGTCACGTGGGTTTCCGTGACCGGCGTGCATGATGCGCATATGCTCGAGACGATAGGCGGTATCTACGGCCTCCATCCGCTCGTTTTGGAGGACATAGCCAATACCGGACAGAGGACCAAGGTCGAGAGGTTCGACGAGTACGTGTTCATAGTGATGAAGCTTCTCGGGGCGCACTCTGGCGGGCATCACCCGCATCCCGAGCAGCTTTGCATAATAGTTGGCGATGGGTTTGTCATAACTTTTTCGGAAACGCTCCCGGTACTTTTCTCGCCCATAAGAAAAAGGCTTTCGAACATAAAAGAACAGCTAAGGCACAAGGACTCCGGGTACCTCGCGTACGCTGTGATGGATGCGGTTGTCGACGGGCATTTTATCGTGCTGGACGGTTTTGCCGAAAGGCTTGAAACGCTAGATAAGGAGGTTCTCTCGAGCCCGAACCAGAAAACGCTAAGAAGCATATACACGCTAAAGGGAGAGCTCCATCTGATAAGGAAAACTATCGCGCCGCTTCGAGAGATATTTGTTTCTCTCGAGCGCGGCGATACGCCTGTATTCGACGTCTCGGGCAGGTTCTATCTTAGAGACATCTACGACCATGTCATACAGTTGACCGAAATAACCGATTCCTACCGCGAGGCAGCCACCGAAATGACCGAGATATATCTCTCGAACGTCAACATGCGCACGAACACCGTCATTCAGGAGCTTACTGTTGTTGCTACCATATTCCTGCCGCTTACCTTCCTAACAGGCGTATACGGCATGAATTTCAAAAACATGCCGGAGCTCGAGCATCCGTATGGGTATTTTATCTCGCTTGCGGCAATGGGCGTGCTCGCGGTCGGGCTTTTCTTGTACTTTAGGCGTAAGAGGATATTTTTAAGTAAATAA
- a CDS encoding hemerythrin domain-containing protein, with protein MDKKGAYLSTIETEHAKIREIIRELNGLLEGKNDVAFLHRPLVELSVLLPRHVDGEDAVFYRELRSEAVIKGQAALLPALDVYMSSMHELTRRVEEFFQRYLGDSIKVEKDREESFVRELSALLDDVIKRMDSEEGSLFHIYRAYFPKD; from the coding sequence ATGGACAAAAAAGGCGCATATCTAAGTACCATCGAAACTGAGCATGCCAAGATACGCGAGATAATCCGCGAGTTAAATGGGCTGCTCGAAGGCAAGAACGATGTCGCGTTCCTGCACAGGCCTCTTGTCGAGCTGTCGGTTCTCTTGCCGCGCCACGTGGACGGCGAGGACGCAGTCTTTTACAGGGAGCTTAGAAGCGAAGCCGTGATAAAAGGCCAGGCCGCGCTTCTTCCGGCGCTTGACGTCTACATGAGTTCCATGCACGAACTTACGAGGCGTGTAGAGGAGTTCTTTCAAAGATATCTTGGCGACTCTATAAAAGTCGAAAAGGACAGGGAAGAGTCCTTTGTTCGTGAGCTTTCAGCCCTTCTCGACGACGTCATCAAGCGCATGGATAGCGAAGAGGGAAGCCTTTTTCATATATACAGGGCATACTTTCCAAAAGACTAA
- a CDS encoding rhodanese-like domain-containing protein has translation MPQPRITAAELKKLIDSSDTPLILDVRGPNSYDASDKKIPGAVRIGLDELEGRLSELDRTRQVVAYCT, from the coding sequence ATGCCGCAGCCAAGGATAACCGCAGCAGAGCTTAAAAAGCTAATTGATTCGTCCGATACCCCGCTTATACTCGACGTTCGTGGCCCTAATTCGTATGATGCAAGCGATAAGAAGATTCCAGGCGCAGTGAGGATAGGGTTAGATGAACTTGAAGGACGCTTAAGCGAACTGGACCGGACACGCCAGGTAGTAGCGTACTGCACCTGA